One genomic window of Ktedonobacterales bacterium includes the following:
- a CDS encoding ABC transporter permease has translation MKRFFISLKMVFLGTIRNRTATFFNLIFPMVLFLFFGYIFKGGTNVTGTAQTGGINTALWLLPGIITISIATNGIFNSMPMVMLRENGVFRRIQATPMPVSQYLLARIVIQLVVVAMQVVLALIIAAIAFQAYPESSGWYLDVAFILIGAVVFITIGQFIAAVSPRFETANIISQIINLPLVFLSNIYIPFSIMPDAVQKVGRALPGFLMVDVLRPAMIVGNVSQAGTTLNNPLVDLAGLGIYFIVALVISARFFRWS, from the coding sequence GTGAAACGTTTTTTCATTTCCTTGAAGATGGTCTTCCTGGGAACCATCCGTAACCGTACAGCAACGTTCTTCAACTTGATCTTCCCAATGGTGCTGTTCCTGTTCTTTGGCTACATTTTCAAGGGCGGCACGAACGTGACCGGCACAGCCCAGACTGGCGGGATCAATACCGCCCTCTGGCTGCTGCCCGGCATCATCACGATCAGCATCGCCACGAACGGCATCTTTAATTCGATGCCGATGGTCATGCTGCGGGAAAACGGCGTTTTTCGCCGTATCCAGGCGACACCCATGCCCGTTTCACAGTATCTGCTGGCGCGCATCGTCATTCAACTGGTGGTGGTGGCAATGCAGGTCGTGCTGGCGCTGATTATCGCGGCCATCGCCTTCCAGGCGTATCCTGAAAGCAGCGGCTGGTATCTGGATGTGGCCTTTATCCTGATCGGCGCGGTGGTCTTTATTACCATCGGTCAGTTTATTGCCGCCGTCTCGCCGCGCTTCGAGACGGCCAATATCATCTCGCAGATCATCAACCTGCCGCTCGTCTTCTTGAGCAACATCTACATTCCTTTCTCTATCATGCCAGATGCTGTTCAGAAGGTTGGCCGCGCCCTGCCGGGCTTCCTGATGGTGGATGTGCTGCGCCCGGCGATGATTGTGGGCAATGTCTCGCAGGCAGGGACCACCCTCAACAATCCGCTGGTTGACCTGGCCGGACTTGGGATATACTTTATCGTAGCCCTGGTGATTTCCGCTCGTTTCTTCCGCTGGTCGTAA
- a CDS encoding sensor histidine kinase → MTELERLSRSSRRETLFWLLVTVGLLAYCLVGAFADQPDMLYTWRGAALILLSIGYLSWYAAWAVKHARKKHMVIGSWPIPWRTALSRWGWVFVTICLMTALSPMMGWMFWATFGMALGMFRFPLALLPAGLSILGVFYALIWTTGPPPEAIIWIAISMGMGILSVGYTTYTSSRLRRERVEREHVFSALEDAHRQLADAHRQLELSAEREAEMAVISERGRLAREMHDTIGHALVLIAVKLEAAQRLRAVNPERADHEIEVTKEIVRSTMSEMRASLANLRLPMPTQQSIAEMLARRARESSERAGFHMIYHIEPDLGDISTPVREALYRIGAEALTNIEKHAHAHAVTLSLLRYEETITLQVEDDGVGLPALVTAGQRSAETQPNRPSSPPGHYGITGMRERVEALGGRLSLTSRPNRGTIVEASLPRSAALN, encoded by the coding sequence GTGACGGAGCTAGAACGTCTGAGCCGATCAAGCCGCAGAGAAACTCTTTTCTGGCTGCTCGTTACCGTCGGCCTGCTCGCCTACTGCCTCGTTGGCGCCTTCGCGGATCAGCCAGATATGCTCTACACCTGGAGAGGAGCGGCGCTTATCCTCCTCTCCATCGGCTATCTCTCCTGGTACGCTGCCTGGGCCGTGAAGCACGCCCGCAAAAAGCATATGGTCATCGGCAGTTGGCCGATACCCTGGCGGACCGCGCTCTCCCGCTGGGGATGGGTCTTTGTGACGATCTGCCTGATGACTGCGCTGAGTCCGATGATGGGCTGGATGTTCTGGGCAACGTTCGGCATGGCGCTGGGCATGTTCCGGTTTCCCCTGGCGCTGCTCCCGGCGGGGCTGAGCATTCTCGGCGTGTTTTACGCGCTGATCTGGACCACAGGCCCACCGCCGGAAGCCATCATCTGGATCGCTATCTCGATGGGCATGGGCATCTTAAGCGTTGGCTATACGACCTACACCTCCAGTCGGTTGAGGCGCGAGCGTGTTGAGCGTGAACACGTCTTCAGCGCCCTGGAGGACGCGCACCGCCAGCTCGCCGACGCGCACCGCCAGCTTGAGCTTTCCGCCGAACGCGAGGCCGAAATGGCGGTGATCTCCGAGCGCGGGCGGCTGGCCCGCGAGATGCACGACACCATCGGACACGCCCTGGTGCTGATTGCCGTCAAGCTGGAGGCCGCCCAGCGGCTGCGCGCGGTCAATCCTGAGCGCGCCGATCACGAAATCGAAGTGACCAAAGAAATTGTTCGCAGCACCATGAGCGAGATGCGCGCCTCGCTGGCGAATCTGCGCCTGCCCATGCCCACCCAGCAATCCATCGCTGAAATGCTGGCCCGACGCGCCCGCGAAAGCAGCGAGCGCGCTGGCTTTCACATGATCTATCACATCGAGCCGGACCTGGGCGACATCTCCACCCCCGTCCGCGAGGCGCTCTATCGCATCGGGGCCGAGGCGCTCACCAATATTGAAAAGCACGCCCACGCCCATGCCGTCACACTCAGCCTTTTGCGCTACGAAGAAACAATCACCCTCCAGGTTGAAGATGACGGCGTGGGCCTGCCCGCGCTCGTCACCGCCGGACAGCGATCAGCCGAGACGCAGCCTAACCGGCCCTCCAGCCCCCCAGGCCATTACGGCATCACCGGCATGCGCGAGCGAGTCGAAGCCCTGGGCGGGCGCTTGAGCCTCACCTCTCGCCCCAATAGAGGAACTATCGTCGAAGCCAGTCTGCCACGCTCGGCTGCCTTGAATTGA
- a CDS encoding response regulator transcription factor: MQEQRPIRILLCEDQTLMREGLKTILELDSDSPPFEIIGEASDGEEAVRQASRLSPDIVLMDIQMPKQNGVQATAAISATLPATRVVILTTFDNDDYVFEAIKAGAMGYLLKDTPANDLAATIRRVHQGESFIQPKVATKLLMEFGRRGASAKGASPEEEELSQRELDVLKLLALGASNRDIAARLVLAEGTVKNHVSSILIKLHAANRTQAANMARERGLI; the protein is encoded by the coding sequence ATGCAAGAGCAGCGCCCCATTCGCATCCTGCTTTGTGAAGATCAGACCTTGATGCGTGAGGGATTAAAAACGATCCTTGAACTGGACAGCGACTCCCCTCCTTTCGAGATCATCGGAGAGGCCAGCGACGGCGAAGAAGCGGTGCGCCAGGCGAGCAGGCTTTCGCCCGACATCGTCTTGATGGACATTCAGATGCCCAAACAAAACGGCGTCCAGGCCACTGCGGCCATCAGCGCCACTCTTCCGGCCACGCGTGTCGTTATCCTGACCACCTTTGATAACGACGATTACGTCTTCGAGGCCATCAAAGCGGGCGCGATGGGCTATCTGCTCAAAGACACTCCGGCCAACGACCTGGCCGCCACGATTCGTCGCGTCCACCAGGGCGAATCGTTTATTCAGCCCAAGGTTGCTACCAAGCTGCTCATGGAGTTTGGCCGACGCGGAGCGTCTGCTAAAGGAGCTTCCCCCGAAGAGGAGGAACTCAGCCAGCGCGAACTGGATGTTCTCAAACTGCTGGCGCTGGGAGCCAGCAATCGTGATATTGCCGCCCGGCTTGTGCTGGCGGAAGGCACCGTCAAAAACCATGTCTCCAGCATCTTAATCAAGCTGCACGCGGCCAATCGAACCCAGGCGGCGAATATGGCCCGCGAGCGCGGCTTAATCTGA
- a CDS encoding AtpZ/AtpI family protein, translated as MKNKNNRQVNNGLDRSSINAFAVASQVAFGIITPLVGGAIIGWYLDSQVFHDSVPIATLIGLLLGLAAGVYGLIRLISLLS; from the coding sequence ATGAAGAACAAGAACAATCGACAAGTAAACAACGGGCTAGATCGCTCGTCTATTAATGCTTTTGCCGTTGCCAGCCAGGTAGCCTTTGGTATTATCACGCCCCTGGTTGGTGGCGCGATCATCGGTTGGTATCTTGACTCGCAAGTCTTCCACGATTCTGTGCCAATAGCGACACTAATCGGGCTGCTGCTTGGCCTGGCCGCTGGCGTGTATGGGCTTATCAGGCTCATCTCCTTACTAAGCTAG
- the atpB gene encoding F0F1 ATP synthase subunit A: MFWNLPDIKIAPDLLFYIGPMPVSNTLLATWFSVIVVLAIGFLAKRNLSLVPRGVSNFFEWVFEQILNLCEEVAGRERGRKFFPLVCTIFLFVLVSNYLELIPFVESIGTINHPNVHPFLGVFLYQKADSNAITPWVRPASTDLNMTIGLAIISVIATQIYGFRMLGPKLQLGRYFTLRDGPIGLFVGILEAVLELARVISFSFRLFGNIFAGDVLLLVMAFLIPALGPVPFLLLEVLIGLVQAFVFAMLTLVFMTLGTTAHGGEEGHGEEHRGGAAVESVAH, translated from the coding sequence ATGTTCTGGAATCTGCCGGACATCAAGATCGCTCCAGATTTATTGTTCTACATCGGGCCTATGCCCGTCTCCAATACCCTCCTCGCCACGTGGTTCAGCGTCATCGTTGTGCTTGCCATTGGCTTTCTGGCAAAACGCAATCTCTCGCTGGTCCCGCGTGGCGTCTCAAACTTCTTTGAGTGGGTCTTCGAGCAGATTCTGAACCTCTGCGAAGAGGTTGCCGGACGCGAGCGCGGCAGGAAGTTCTTCCCGCTGGTTTGCACTATCTTCCTGTTTGTCCTCGTCTCCAACTACCTGGAGTTGATCCCATTCGTCGAGTCAATCGGAACGATCAATCATCCCAACGTCCATCCATTTCTGGGCGTTTTCCTCTACCAGAAGGCCGATTCCAACGCCATCACGCCCTGGGTGCGTCCGGCTTCTACCGATCTGAATATGACGATTGGCCTGGCGATCATCTCGGTCATCGCTACCCAGATTTACGGCTTCCGCATGCTTGGCCCGAAGCTTCAGCTTGGGCGCTACTTCACCTTGCGCGATGGCCCCATCGGCCTCTTCGTTGGCATTCTGGAAGCCGTTCTGGAACTGGCGCGCGTCATCTCATTTAGCTTCCGTCTTTTTGGCAACATCTTCGCTGGCGACGTGCTGCTGCTGGTCATGGCGTTCCTGATCCCGGCGCTGGGTCCGGTCCCCTTCCTGCTGCTGGAAGTGCTGATCGGGCTGGTCCAGGCGTTCGTCTTTGCCATGCTCACGCTCGTCTTCATGACCCTGGGTACGACGGCACACGGAGGTGAGGAAGGACACGGCGAGGAACATCGCGGCGGGGCAGCCGTTGAGAGCGTCGCGCACTAG
- the atpE gene encoding ATP synthase F0 subunit C, protein MQTIALAAALAIGIGAIGPGIGIGLMAGPALSAMGRNPEAAGMIRTNMILAIVFAEAVSIYALVVALLVFFLGPTLLK, encoded by the coding sequence ATGCAAACCATTGCTCTTGCAGCCGCCCTGGCTATCGGCATCGGCGCTATCGGCCCCGGCATCGGCATCGGCCTGATGGCTGGCCCCGCGCTCAGTGCTATGGGCCGCAACCCCGAAGCTGCGGGTATGATCCGTACCAACATGATTCTGGCGATTGTGTTCGCCGAAGCTGTGTCGATCTACGCGCTGGTGGTGGCGCTGCTCGTCTTCTTCCTTGGCCCCACCTTGTTGAAGTAG
- the atpF gene encoding F0F1 ATP synthase subunit B, whose protein sequence is MENGLGINAWFLASQIVSFLILFFVLSKWVFPAIMKTLDKRTAVIKEGVDNAARAQQELAATKIQVAQMLDEARKEAAHTLAQATQAAEHVRAEIEQQAHNRANEIVQQAQVRIQQEVAQARAQLRSQVADLAILAAGQVVNASLDDAGHRRLVDEFVAQAKELQC, encoded by the coding sequence TTGGAGAATGGTTTGGGTATTAATGCCTGGTTCCTCGCGTCGCAGATCGTCAGCTTTCTGATCCTCTTCTTCGTCTTGTCGAAGTGGGTCTTCCCAGCGATCATGAAGACGCTGGATAAGCGCACAGCGGTCATCAAGGAAGGCGTTGATAACGCCGCCAGGGCGCAGCAAGAACTGGCAGCGACAAAAATACAGGTAGCGCAGATGCTTGATGAGGCTCGCAAGGAAGCCGCGCACACGCTGGCCCAGGCCACGCAGGCGGCGGAGCATGTGCGGGCGGAGATCGAGCAGCAGGCCCACAATCGCGCCAACGAGATCGTTCAGCAGGCGCAGGTACGCATCCAGCAGGAAGTGGCGCAGGCGCGGGCGCAGCTACGCAGCCAGGTCGCCGACCTCGCTATCCTGGCTGCCGGGCAGGTGGTCAACGCTTCGCTCGACGATGCGGGCCACCGCCGCCTGGTTGACGAGTTCGTGGCGCAAGCAAAGGAACTGCAATGCTAA
- the atpH gene encoding ATP synthase F1 subunit delta, with the protein MLKGAVARRYAEAVFDLGVQQGTLDRWQSDLHLIAEAYSNRKLAFILRQPRIPFARKEAIVRDLLEKRVTPQAFALASLLVERELVELGPKVAEAFDQQLNDYHNRATAIVTSAVPLAASQQAEVADYLQALTGKTISLETRVDPAILGGITAQIGDTLIDGSVRRRLALLRDQIIRGGTGGPDDGAVAATLGNGHGPDSPAAPAKPSAPAGKANGQSSSDQASPGKRAGNKSGNGNRPKR; encoded by the coding sequence ATGCTAAAGGGAGCGGTAGCGCGCCGCTATGCTGAGGCCGTCTTCGATCTCGGCGTCCAGCAAGGCACGCTGGACCGCTGGCAGAGTGACCTGCATCTCATAGCGGAAGCGTATAGCAATCGTAAACTCGCGTTTATCCTGCGCCAGCCAAGGATTCCCTTCGCGCGCAAGGAAGCTATTGTGCGTGACCTGCTGGAAAAGCGGGTCACGCCGCAGGCGTTCGCCCTGGCGTCGCTGCTGGTGGAGCGCGAACTGGTAGAACTGGGGCCGAAAGTCGCTGAGGCGTTCGATCAACAACTCAACGACTATCACAACCGGGCTACTGCCATCGTCACCAGTGCTGTCCCGCTGGCCGCGTCACAGCAAGCGGAGGTCGCAGACTACTTGCAGGCGCTCACCGGCAAAACGATCAGCCTGGAGACCAGAGTGGACCCGGCCATTCTGGGCGGCATTACCGCTCAGATCGGTGACACCTTGATTGATGGCAGCGTGCGCCGCCGTCTGGCGCTCTTGCGCGACCAGATCATTCGCGGCGGCACAGGCGGCCCAGATGATGGGGCTGTGGCAGCAACGCTGGGCAATGGGCATGGCCCGGATAGCCCGGCGGCTCCTGCGAAGCCCTCTGCGCCAGCAGGCAAAGCCAATGGGCAATCATCCAGTGACCAGGCGTCTCCTGGCAAGCGAGCGGGTAATAAATCAGGGAATGGGAATCGGCCAAAGCGCTGA
- the atpA gene encoding F0F1 ATP synthase subunit alpha, with the protein MAIADEITEVIKRRITQFDGAGAETSLVSVGTVIEVGDGIARAYGLSGVRYLELVEFPRTGIMGMAFNLEEETVAITILGDFTQIHEDDEVRTTGRIIEVPVGDALLGRVVNPLGEPIDDAGPINTTKRRPVERVAPGVITRKSVNVPVQTGIKAIDALIPIGRGQRELIIGDRQTGKTAIAIDTIINQKGKNLLCIYVAIGQKNFQIARIREILKEYGAMEYTIIVAAGASDPAPLKYLAPYAGCAMGEEFMETGRDALIIYDDLTKHAEAYRNISLIIRRPPGREAFPGDVFYLHSRLLERAARLNEDYGGGSLTALPIIETKGNDVAAYIPTNVISITDGQIYLEPDLFNAGQRPALNVGISVSRVGTNAQTPGMKQVSGTLKLDLAQFRELAAFAQFGSSDLDKATKARIDLGQRQTEILKQPQYRPMPVEHQIMILWVAGNGYLDDVPVEKVAEWEEAFHRYMDATHPEIGQDIYETTVTNQKKISSEQFEQLRAAVVEFKKSAPQ; encoded by the coding sequence ATGGCAATCGCTGATGAAATCACTGAAGTAATCAAGCGACGCATCACCCAATTTGACGGCGCTGGCGCTGAAACCTCGCTGGTCAGCGTGGGTACCGTCATTGAAGTGGGCGATGGCATCGCTCGCGCCTATGGCCTCAGCGGCGTGCGTTATCTCGAACTGGTCGAGTTTCCACGCACAGGTATCATGGGCATGGCCTTTAACCTGGAAGAAGAAACCGTCGCCATCACCATCCTGGGCGACTTTACTCAGATTCACGAAGACGACGAGGTGCGCACCACTGGCCGCATCATCGAAGTGCCGGTGGGCGACGCCCTGCTGGGCCGCGTCGTGAATCCGCTGGGCGAGCCGATTGACGACGCTGGCCCGATCAACACCACGAAGCGCCGCCCCGTCGAGCGCGTGGCCCCTGGCGTCATCACCCGCAAATCGGTGAACGTCCCCGTCCAGACGGGCATCAAGGCGATTGACGCCCTGATCCCCATCGGGCGCGGCCAGCGCGAACTGATTATCGGTGATCGCCAGACGGGCAAAACGGCTATCGCCATTGACACCATCATCAATCAGAAGGGCAAAAACCTTCTGTGCATTTATGTCGCTATCGGCCAGAAGAACTTCCAGATCGCCCGCATCCGCGAGATTCTCAAGGAATACGGCGCGATGGAGTATACGATCATCGTGGCGGCAGGCGCGTCCGATCCCGCCCCGCTGAAGTATCTGGCCCCCTACGCAGGCTGCGCGATGGGCGAAGAGTTTATGGAGACAGGCCGCGACGCGCTGATCATCTATGATGACCTGACCAAGCACGCCGAAGCCTATCGCAATATCTCGCTTATCATCCGCCGTCCTCCAGGGCGCGAAGCCTTCCCTGGTGACGTGTTCTATCTGCACTCTCGCCTGCTGGAGCGCGCCGCGCGTCTCAACGAGGACTACGGCGGCGGATCGCTGACGGCGCTGCCCATCATCGAAACGAAGGGCAACGACGTGGCGGCCTATATCCCCACCAATGTGATCTCGATTACCGATGGTCAGATTTACCTGGAGCCTGACCTGTTCAACGCGGGCCAGCGTCCGGCGTTGAACGTCGGCATCTCCGTCTCGCGGGTGGGTACGAACGCCCAGACGCCCGGCATGAAGCAGGTTTCAGGCACGCTCAAGCTGGACCTGGCCCAGTTCCGCGAACTGGCTGCCTTCGCCCAATTCGGCTCCTCCGATCTGGACAAAGCCACCAAAGCGCGCATTGATCTCGGCCAGCGCCAGACGGAAATCCTGAAGCAGCCGCAGTATAGGCCGATGCCAGTTGAGCACCAGATCATGATTCTGTGGGTGGCTGGCAACGGCTACCTCGATGATGTGCCGGTGGAAAAAGTGGCGGAATGGGAAGAAGCTTTCCACCGCTACATGGACGCTACGCATCCTGAGATCGGCCAGGATATATACGAAACCACTGTTACCAACCAGAAGAAGATCAGCAGCGAGCAGTTCGAGCAACTGCGCGCGGCTGTCGTCGAGTTCAAGAAGTCTGCGCCGCAATAA
- the atpG gene encoding ATP synthase F1 subunit gamma, with protein MATLRDIKRRIRSVKNIAQSTRALQLVASSKMRRAQERVLAARPYANELQRLLSRLALAGGLDEPQPLMQERPLRNLGVVLVSPDRGFCGALPGNLNRHAAQTVLDELRAAQSGNGRAQNERGSFVAIGRKGRDFVLRTGQHLLGEFVQYGDQPDVSLVRAIARVATDAYLNNEVDRVDLIYAKFISTASQQPVTVQLLPVQPPTQTEEGHIEEYIFEPDPATLFAELLPRYVETLIYQAILESLASQWSAQMVAMKNATDNATELVGDLTLTYNKARQQAITTQILEVVAGASQ; from the coding sequence ATGGCAACACTCCGCGACATCAAGCGGCGCATTCGTTCAGTCAAGAATATCGCGCAGAGTACCCGCGCCTTGCAGTTGGTCGCCAGCAGCAAGATGCGCCGCGCCCAGGAGCGCGTGCTGGCGGCCCGGCCCTATGCCAACGAGCTTCAGCGCCTGCTTTCGCGGCTGGCCCTGGCAGGCGGGCTGGATGAACCGCAGCCGCTTATGCAAGAGCGGCCCCTGCGCAACCTGGGCGTTGTCCTCGTCTCGCCAGATCGCGGCTTTTGCGGCGCACTGCCCGGCAACCTGAACCGGCACGCGGCGCAGACTGTGCTGGACGAGCTTCGCGCCGCGCAGAGCGGCAATGGCCGCGCCCAGAACGAGCGCGGCAGCTTTGTCGCCATCGGGCGCAAGGGGCGCGATTTTGTCTTGCGTACCGGCCAGCATCTGCTCGGTGAATTTGTGCAGTACGGCGACCAGCCTGATGTCAGTCTGGTGCGCGCCATCGCGCGCGTCGCCACCGACGCCTATCTCAATAATGAAGTAGATCGCGTTGACCTTATTTACGCGAAGTTTATCTCGACGGCGAGCCAGCAGCCGGTCACGGTGCAACTTCTGCCGGTGCAGCCGCCCACGCAGACCGAGGAAGGGCATATCGAAGAGTATATCTTCGAGCCTGATCCAGCCACGCTCTTCGCGGAGCTGCTGCCCCGCTATGTCGAGACGTTAATTTACCAGGCGATACTTGAATCGCTTGCCAGCCAGTGGTCAGCGCAGATGGTTGCCATGAAAAACGCAACCGATAACGCCACTGAACTGGTGGGCGATCTCACGCTCACGTATAACAAAGCGCGCCAGCAAGCCATCACGACGCAGATTCTCGAAGTGGTGGCGGGCGCCAGTCAATAG
- the atpD gene encoding F0F1 ATP synthase subunit beta, producing the protein MAVSAPTKGTIVEVLGAVVDIEFPPDQLPPIYNAVETHIEGVEKPLTLEVQQHLGNNWVRCVAMGPTDGMKRGEVAIDTGGPITVPVGPKTLGRIFNVLGQAVDNLPEVTDAPRWPIHRPAPTLEEEATEMEVFETGIKVIDLIAPFMKGGKVGTFGGAGVGKTIIIQELIHNIALEHGGYSVFAGVGERSREGNDLYHEMTEANVLDKLAMVFGQMNEPPGARLRVGLSGLTIAEYFRDVEGKDVLLFIDNIFRFTQAGSEVSALLGRMPSAVGYQPNLAEEMGALQERITSTKKGSITSMQAIFVPADDYTDPAPATTFAHLDSTIVLERALTERGIYPAVDPLASTSRVLDPLVVGQEHYDTARAVQKVLQRYKDLQDIIAILGVDELSDDDKLTVARARKIERFFSQPMFVAQAFTGREGKYVSLKETIRGFQEVLDGKHDRIPEQYFYMVGGIDDVVAAYEKEQGR; encoded by the coding sequence ATGGCCGTTTCCGCCCCAACCAAAGGGACCATCGTGGAGGTGCTGGGCGCTGTCGTGGATATTGAGTTTCCACCCGACCAGCTTCCACCTATCTATAACGCCGTCGAAACCCATATTGAAGGCGTCGAGAAGCCGCTGACACTCGAAGTGCAGCAGCACCTGGGCAACAACTGGGTACGCTGCGTGGCAATGGGACCAACCGACGGCATGAAGCGCGGCGAAGTCGCCATTGACACCGGCGGCCCCATCACGGTGCCTGTCGGCCCCAAAACCCTGGGCCGCATCTTTAACGTACTCGGCCAGGCGGTGGACAACCTGCCGGAAGTCACCGACGCGCCCCGCTGGCCGATTCACCGGCCCGCGCCGACCCTCGAAGAAGAAGCTACCGAAATGGAAGTCTTCGAGACGGGCATCAAGGTGATCGATCTGATCGCCCCCTTCATGAAAGGCGGCAAGGTCGGCACTTTCGGCGGCGCTGGCGTCGGCAAGACGATCATCATTCAAGAACTGATTCATAACATCGCCCTGGAACACGGCGGCTACAGCGTCTTTGCCGGTGTGGGCGAGCGATCCCGCGAAGGCAACGATCTCTACCACGAAATGACCGAAGCCAACGTGCTGGATAAGCTGGCGATGGTCTTCGGCCAGATGAACGAGCCACCGGGCGCGCGGCTGCGCGTCGGCCTGAGCGGCCTGACCATTGCGGAATATTTCCGCGATGTCGAAGGCAAGGACGTGCTGCTCTTCATTGACAACATCTTCCGTTTCACCCAGGCTGGCTCTGAGGTCTCCGCTCTGCTGGGCCGCATGCCCTCAGCGGTGGGCTATCAGCCCAACCTGGCCGAAGAGATGGGCGCGCTGCAAGAGCGCATCACTTCGACCAAGAAGGGGTCAATCACCTCGATGCAGGCCATCTTTGTGCCTGCCGACGACTACACCGACCCGGCTCCTGCGACGACCTTCGCCCATCTGGACTCCACTATTGTGCTGGAGCGCGCCCTTACCGAGCGTGGCATCTATCCGGCGGTGGACCCGCTGGCCTCCACCAGCCGCGTGCTGGACCCGCTGGTCGTCGGCCAGGAGCATTACGACACGGCCCGCGCCGTCCAGAAAGTCCTCCAGCGTTATAAGGACTTGCAGGACATTATCGCCATTCTGGGCGTGGACGAACTCTCCGACGACGACAAGTTGACCGTTGCCCGCGCCCGCAAGATCGAGCGATTCTTCTCGCAGCCCATGTTCGTCGCCCAGGCGTTCACGGGCCGCGAAGGCAAATATGTCTCCCTCAAGGAGACGATTCGCGGCTTCCAGGAAGTGCTTGACGGTAAGCACGACCGCATCCCTGAGCAGTACTTCTATATGGTGGGCGGCATTGATGATGTCGTGGCAGCCTACGAGAAGGAACAGGGCCGGTAG
- a CDS encoding F0F1 ATP synthase subunit epsilon yields MASGLTLHVEVVTQDRNVYSGEADMVVAPGSEGVLGILPRHAPLLTLLQAGELRIKYGGDEEALFVAGGFMEVYHNVVTVLADAAERAEDIDTARAEEARRRAQVSLEQRETDVDRGALEGSLQRAIGRLKVAETVRRRHGPRRAPQPPQETGG; encoded by the coding sequence ATGGCAAGCGGACTGACCCTGCATGTGGAGGTGGTCACGCAAGATCGCAACGTCTACAGCGGCGAGGCCGATATGGTCGTGGCCCCTGGCTCGGAGGGCGTGCTGGGCATCCTGCCGCGCCACGCGCCGCTGCTGACGCTGCTTCAGGCGGGCGAGCTTCGCATCAAGTACGGCGGCGATGAAGAAGCCCTCTTCGTCGCTGGCGGCTTTATGGAAGTCTATCATAACGTCGTGACGGTGCTGGCCGACGCGGCAGAGCGCGCCGAAGACATAGACACGGCCCGCGCTGAAGAGGCGCGCCGCCGCGCGCAGGTCTCGCTGGAACAGCGCGAGACTGATGTTGATCGGGGCGCGCTGGAAGGCTCCTTGCAGCGCGCCATTGGTCGGCTCAAAGTAGCCGAAACGGTGCGGCGTCGGCATGGCCCCCGCCGCGCACCACAGCCGCCGCAGGAGACTGGCGGCTAA
- a CDS encoding TetR/AcrR family transcriptional regulator: MPRKPGPPTEERRSQILEAALKVFADKGFKGATNQDIADAAGVSPGLIYFYFRNKEDLFFAILENRLAPGAFPLPLDHMQTFPPEQVLPILAHYGLSRLDNQDAMNIFKVFVGEAAYSEHIRTLANTNINRLLETLARYLAAQMEQGRLRQGDPTLCAQTFLAGLMASLVRRRFLGDAKMLSYSADEIVNTLVGIFLRGMRPD; this comes from the coding sequence ATGCCTCGCAAGCCAGGACCACCAACTGAAGAACGCCGCAGCCAGATTCTTGAAGCTGCCCTGAAAGTATTTGCAGATAAGGGGTTCAAGGGCGCAACCAATCAGGATATTGCCGACGCAGCCGGTGTTTCGCCTGGGCTTATCTATTTTTACTTTAGAAACAAAGAAGATCTGTTCTTTGCTATACTGGAGAATCGCCTGGCGCCAGGAGCCTTTCCACTCCCCCTGGATCATATGCAAACCTTCCCACCCGAACAGGTCTTGCCAATACTGGCTCACTACGGACTCAGCCGACTGGATAACCAGGATGCTATGAACATCTTCAAGGTTTTTGTGGGCGAGGCTGCCTACTCTGAACACATTCGCACACTGGCGAACACGAACATCAACCGGCTGCTGGAGACACTGGCCCGCTATCTTGCCGCGCAGATGGAGCAGGGGCGGCTCAGACAGGGCGATCCTACCCTTTGCGCGCAAACCTTCCTGGCGGGCCTGATGGCAAGCCTCGTCCGACGGCGGTTCCTGGGTGATGCGAAAATGCTGAGCTACTCAGCCGATGAGATCGTCAACACCCTTGTTGGCATCTTTCTGCGTGGCATGCGGCCCGATTAG